In the genome of Eriocheir sinensis breed Jianghai 21 chromosome 56, ASM2467909v1, whole genome shotgun sequence, one region contains:
- the LOC126984221 gene encoding mediator of DNA damage checkpoint protein 1-like — MDDADIPSTQPYSDLCADAPRPSSSIIEAWGHLESTACLSTNKISLADPGEGKCHENDAASDASESLFNEEDEADSIHGKDMGNDHKLREENYHSDDSSDLEDTPTEAVVLRSRKTGGKAAPSQSLQTKDPAGDGHLKTPFKQKRRKSGLLSESESEEGSCNLSLRLFDLPSDTEFQERITSTKLSSRGSKESSEDILVVTPHKEKAESVETQVSEQTTSKSSSQDSKESSKDILAITPHKERAKHHEGMSDDESEENVTRRTSARLCSPRGIPSQNRRGRRVSRSTAAVSVSSPSASVSSPHTTLISAQACNPSITPTSHSPLKPLSPTTTSNTSTLTSTPTPTHTQDSLPCIAPVPNTRRPGRKIKSVRETTSTSTPVTDSAIVSIRTRRYGKRSINKDDPASTTNNNKKCSTAEVITTVSITTAKSTTTVIPATAMATATATTTSITVDTTSSPTHKRKTRQRTQPQRVTSQSKLDVKDPEAESVVADSAQPQPSIAAITDTSITLPTTRRRRGRPSTKPPVMKIKVEVPSEDEPIQMTTPITIKQEKEEVEALACPQIPIKEEPDDDFSEEESNRSRRTRRKPARYSPERLNLRSKKGLPSSEPMERVLRENTQGAGTSKTRGGKRGSCNAPGQQRRSQRVQLTTQPEEQEEVGIPVGTLKKLTLKVKVKEEPEVSEEEPSESLAPLCLALPETDAPPKKSSRSRPSTSRSAQQAPSISTKKIKLEVIPKEESDDDIPGVSESGIIESRAKKPSASYSKRKSNQNMSSGLRAKRSSSDVSDVGSLSSNNSFSSRATRSNKDVELWSPSKRQRQASSKPRVLFTGYHDPADHKIVTDLGGKVVETPLDCTVLVTTKLKRTCKLLSAIGRGRTIVSPNWLTMSKTAGNFVDPWQFLLKDPEAEEKYGFCLEATIRSACNFLLFEGLSLHATPSVQPPPCQMRDIIECAGGDYLHAAPKKYEPQIRIISCPEDRKLWPAFTSLGIPILGVEFILTGLLRHELLLDEFVLE, encoded by the exons ATGGATGATGCTGACATCCCCTCCACCCAGCCTTACTCAGACCTCTGTGCTGATGCCCCAAGGCCCAGTAGTAGCATTATAGAGGCATGGGGACACTTAGAGTCAACTGCCTGTCTGAGCACCAACAAAATTTCTTTGGCTGACCCAGGCGAGGGAAAGTGTCATGAAAATGATGCAGCCTCTGATGCATCTGAAAGCTTATTTAATGAAGAAGATGAGGCAGATTCTATTCATGGTAAAGATATGGGAAACGATCATAAGCTAAGAGAGGAAAACTATCACTCGGATGACAGCTCTGACCTTGAAGACACACCCACAGAGGCTGTGGTCTTGAGGAGTCGTAAAACTGGTGGGAAAGCAGCACCATCACAGTCACTTCAGACCAAAGATCCTGCTGGAGATGGTCATTTAAAGACACCatttaaacaaaaaagaagaaagtctGGTTTGCTTAGTGAGAGTGAGTCAGAGGAAGGCTCTTGCAATCTATCACTCAGGTTGTTCGATCTGCCTTCTGATACCGAGTTTCAAGAACGTATAACATCTACCAAACTCAGTTCTCGGGGCAGCAAGGAGAGTAGTGAAGACATCCTTGTAGTAACACCACACAAAGAAAAAGCTGAAAGTGTTGAAACTCAGGTTTCAGAGCAGACAACATCTAAGTCTAGTTCTCAAGACAGCAAGGAGAGTAGTAAAGACATCCTTGCAATAACACCAcataaagaaagagcaaagcaccaCGAGGGGATGAGTGACGATGAGTCTGAGGAGAATGTCACCAGGAGGACATCTGCTAGACTTTGTTCTCCTCGAGGCATCCCTTCACAAAATAGAAGAGGCAGAAGAGTTTCTCGCTCCACTGCTGCTGTCTCTGTCTCATCCCCTTCTGCCTCAGTGTCTAGCCCTCACACCACACTTATTTCTGCTCAAGCCTGTAATCCTTCCATAACTCCAACCTCACATTCCCCTCTTAAGCCCTTGTCCCCAACTACCACCTCTAACACTAGCACTTTGACTTCTACTCCCACCCCAACCCACACTCAGGACTCTCTTCCATGCATTGCTCCTGTTCCTAACACCAGGAGGccgggaaggaaaattaaaagtgtAAGAGAGACAACCTCAACCTCCACCCCTGTTACTGATTCAGCCATAGTTTCCATTCGCACCAGAAGGTATGGCAAAAGGAGCATAAATAAAGATGATCCTGCTAGCActaccaataacaacaaaaaatgtaGTACTGCTGAAGTCATCACTACAGTTTCCATCACCACTGCCAAATCTACCACCACTGTAATCCCTGCCACAGCTATGGCCACTGCTACTGCCACTACCACATCCATAACTGTTGATaccacatcatcaccaacacATAAAAGGAAAACTAGACAAAGGACTCAACCTCAAAGAGTCACCTCTCAGTCAAAACTGGATGTGAAAGATCCAGAGGCAGAATCAGTAGTTGCTGACAGTGCTCAGCCTCAGCCATCCATAGCTGCTATTACTGACACAAGTATCACGCTTCCCACTACAAGGCGCAGGAGAGGAAGGCCATCAACCAAACCACCTGTGATGAAAATAAAAGTTGAGGTACCTAGTGAGGATGAGCCTATACAGATGACCACCCCTATCACAatcaaacaagagaaagaagaagtagaagctcTTGCATGCCCCCAAATTCCTATCAAAGAGGAGCCTGATGATGACTTTTCTGAGGAAGAGAGCAACCGTTCCAGAAGAACACGACGCAAACCTGCAAGGTATTCTCCTGAGAGATTAAATTTAAGGTCTAAGAAAGGTCTACCCTCTTCAGAACCCATGGAAAGAGTGCTGAGGGAAAACACCCAAGGAGCAGGAACATCTAAAACACGGGGAGGCAAAAGGGGTTCTTGCAATGCCCCAGGACAGCAGCGGCGTTCCCAAAGGGTCCAACTTACCACACAAccagaagagcaggaagaggtaGGCATACCTGTTGGTACCCTCAAGAAATTAACTTTGAAagtgaaggtaaaggaggagccAGAGGTTTCTGAAGAAGAACCTTCAGAGTCTCTTGCTCCACTTTGTCTTGCGTTGCCTGAGACTGATGCACCTCCCAAGAAAAGTAGTCGATCAAGACCCTCCACAAGCAGGTCTGCCCAACAAGCACCTTCCATATCTACCAAGAAGATCAAATTAGAGGTTATACcaaaggaagaaagtgatgatgaCATTCCCGGGGTTTCTGAAAGTGGCATAATAGAATCAAGAGCTAAGAAACCAAGTGCATCATACAGCAAAAGGAAATCAAATCAAAATATGTCCTCTGGATTAAGGGCAAAAAGGAGCAGCTCTGATGTCTCAGATGTTGGTTCCTTGAGCAGCAACAACAGCTTTTCATCAAGAGCTACAAGAAGCAACAAG GATGTTGAGCTGTGGTCACCATCAAAAAGGCAGCGTCAGGCCAGCTCTAAGCCCCGCGTGCTTTTCACTGGTTATCATGACCCGGCTGACCACAAAATTGTCACGGACTTGG gagggaaagtggtGGAGACACCTCTAGACTGCACTGTGCTGGTTACTACCAAGCTCAAACGGACTTGCAAGCTGCTCTCTGCCATTGGGAGAGGACGCACCATAGTGAGTCCTAACTGGCTCACAATGTCCAAAACGGCTGGCAACTTTGTAG ATCCCTGGCAGTTTCTCCTGAAAGACCCTGAAGCTGAGGAGAAGTATGGGTTTTGTTTGGAGGCCACCATTAGGTCTGCCTGCAATTTCTTGCTGTTTGAAGGCCTATCCTTGCATGCCACACCGTCAGTGCAGCCACCCCCTTGCCAAATGAGAG ACATCATAGAGTGTGCTGGTGGAGACTACCTTCATGCTGCGCCCAAGAAGTATGAGCCACAAATAAGAATAATATCCTGCCCAGAAGACAGGAAGCTGTGGCCAGCATTCACATCCTTAGGAATACCAATTCTTGGGGTGGAGTTCATCTTGACAGGCTTGTTGAGACATGAACTACTTCTGGATGAGTTTGTGTTAGAATAA
- the LOC126984220 gene encoding uncharacterized protein LOC126984220 — MRDQVYQPTTTTLAHDRGKNWVPSFLAQSSSGSMWSRTLVLVISVMFAVMGLVMIIVGATSYQSLEVGSLKEVNSTAYIIILCLGVLMEVAAILAIIFYMRNMGYYVPCCPGKIALIRKRLHENQMMVNGQLVMAGEPVSAQYCPPTQPGVGNTPPPPYTDVSEEQRLMEEKVDLGEDTERILEEDPRIVLTPLKPHEEC, encoded by the exons ATGAGAGACCAAGTGTACCAGCCAACCACCACCACGTTGGCCCATGACCGTGGCAAGAACTGGGTACCCTCATTTCTTGCTCAGAGCTCCTCAGGAAGCATGTGGTCTCGAACACTGGTGCTCGTCATCTCTGTCATGTTTGCTGTGATGGGGCTT GTAATGATCATCGTGGGGGCCACCTCGTACCAGTCCCTGGAGGTGGGGTCTCTAAAGGAGGTGAACAGTACTGCCTATATCATCATCCTGTGCCTTGGGGTATTAATGGAGGTGGCGGCAATTCTGGCCATCATATTCTACATGAG GAACATGGGGTATTATGTTCCATGTTGTCCGGGCAAGATTGCTCTCATCAGGAAACGCTTACATGAGAACCAGATGATGGTTAATGGGCAG TTGGTAATGGCAGGGGAGCCAGTGTCAGCCCAGTACTGCCCCCCCACCCAGCCTGGTGTGGGcaacactcctccaccaccttacaCGGATGTGTCAGAGGAACAGAGACTCATGGAGGAGAAGGTTGACCTTGG agaggACACAGAACGTATTCTGGAGGAGGACCCCCGCATTGTGCTGACTCCTCTCAAGCCCCATGAGGAGTGCTAG